A part of Acidimicrobiales bacterium genomic DNA contains:
- a CDS encoding ABC transporter permease: protein MPSAAPDLEAPTQTLAQYVRDWWQRVRAGELGSLPIIVGLAVIVVVFGLLNDTFLTERNFTNLLLQMAPVATLAIGIVFVLLIAEIDLSVAYVSAVGGIVMVLLLREGDPGWPWWAAILAAVLVTTAIGFVQSLVVTKAGVPSFVVTLAGFLIWSGVVLILTTQFSTAGTIRIEDRVIVGIANNFLTDFWGWVLGAGIVLAYTLVQLQRAASRRASGLAAKPALLLLLQVIGLAAVTFFAVWYANKDRGVPMVTLILLLFVVFWSFIASRTRFGRHVYAVGGNPEAARRAGIAVDRLRITVFMINGFMAGVGGIILASRLRSVATNSGGGNLLLLVIAAAVIGGVSLFGGTGRVSAAFLGALLIAAIQNGMDLLGLAAGTKFVVTGLVLLLAVLVDSLSKRGRSARGVA, encoded by the coding sequence CTGCCGTCGGCCGCGCCGGACCTGGAGGCGCCCACCCAGACCCTGGCGCAGTACGTGCGGGACTGGTGGCAACGAGTGAGGGCCGGCGAGCTCGGATCGCTGCCGATCATCGTGGGCCTGGCCGTCATCGTGGTGGTCTTCGGCCTCCTGAACGACACGTTCCTCACCGAGCGCAACTTCACCAACCTGCTGCTGCAGATGGCGCCGGTGGCCACGTTGGCGATCGGCATCGTGTTCGTGCTGCTCATCGCCGAGATCGACCTCTCGGTCGCCTACGTGAGCGCCGTGGGTGGGATCGTGATGGTCCTGCTGCTCCGCGAGGGAGACCCCGGGTGGCCGTGGTGGGCCGCCATCCTCGCCGCGGTGCTCGTCACGACGGCCATCGGCTTCGTGCAGTCCCTCGTGGTCACCAAGGCCGGGGTGCCGTCGTTCGTGGTGACCCTGGCCGGCTTCCTCATCTGGTCGGGCGTCGTGCTGATCCTGACCACCCAGTTCTCCACGGCCGGCACGATCCGCATCGAGGACCGTGTGATCGTGGGCATCGCCAACAACTTCCTCACCGACTTCTGGGGCTGGGTGCTCGGCGCCGGGATCGTGCTCGCCTACACGCTGGTCCAGCTGCAGCGCGCCGCGTCGAGGCGCGCCTCGGGCCTGGCGGCCAAGCCGGCGCTGCTGCTGCTGCTGCAGGTGATCGGCCTCGCCGCCGTGACCTTCTTCGCCGTCTGGTACGCCAACAAGGACCGTGGCGTCCCGATGGTCACCCTGATCCTGCTCCTCTTCGTCGTGTTCTGGTCGTTCATCGCGTCCCGGACCCGCTTCGGGCGGCACGTGTACGCCGTGGGCGGCAACCCCGAGGCCGCCCGCCGGGCCGGCATCGCCGTCGACCGCCTCCGGATCACGGTGTTCATGATCAACGGCTTCATGGCCGGGGTGGGCGGCATCATCCTCGCCTCGCGGCTGCGCTCGGTGGCCACCAACAGCGGCGGCGGCAACCTCCTGCTGCTCGTGATCGCAGCCGCCGTGATCGGGGGCGTCAGCCTCTTCGGCGGCACCGGCAGGGTGTCGGCCGCCTTCCTCGGGGCGCTGCTCATCGCCGCCATCCAGAACGGCATGGACCTGCTGGGCCTGGCGGCCGGCACCAAGTTCGTGGTGACGGGCCTGGTGCTGCTCCTGGCCGTGCTCGTCGACTCGCTGTCCAAGCGCGGCCGATCGGCCCGTGGCGTGGCGTAG
- a CDS encoding sugar ABC transporter ATP-binding protein, whose product MSDTSSTDGRGGSDPLLECHGVSKAFGAVQALYKVDFQVRAGEVMALVGDNGAGKSTLIKGVVGIYPFDEGQTAFEGKRVRIHGPRDAAALGIEVVYQDLALADNLDVVANMFLGREKVRGGVILDEPDMEQAARTTLDSLSVTSLRSVRQAVAGLSGGQRQAVAVAKAVMWNSKLVILDEPTAALGVAQTRQVLDLVRRLADRGLGVVIISHNLHDIFEVADRITVLRLGQAVALFERASTTQQDVVHAITAGTLTHVPGMSEVVA is encoded by the coding sequence GTGAGCGACACGTCGAGCACTGACGGCCGCGGCGGGAGCGATCCGCTCCTCGAGTGCCACGGGGTCTCGAAGGCCTTCGGCGCCGTCCAGGCGCTGTACAAGGTCGACTTCCAGGTGCGGGCCGGCGAGGTCATGGCGCTCGTCGGCGACAACGGCGCCGGCAAGTCGACCCTCATCAAGGGCGTCGTGGGCATCTACCCCTTCGACGAGGGCCAGACCGCCTTCGAGGGCAAGCGGGTGCGCATCCACGGCCCCCGTGACGCGGCCGCCCTCGGCATCGAGGTCGTGTACCAGGACCTGGCCCTGGCCGACAACCTCGACGTGGTCGCCAACATGTTCCTCGGTCGCGAGAAGGTCCGTGGCGGGGTCATCCTCGACGAGCCCGACATGGAGCAGGCGGCCCGCACCACGCTCGACAGCCTCTCCGTCACGTCGCTCCGCTCGGTCCGCCAGGCCGTGGCCGGTCTGTCCGGCGGCCAGCGCCAGGCCGTGGCCGTGGCCAAGGCCGTCATGTGGAACTCCAAGCTCGTGATCCTCGACGAGCCGACGGCGGCCCTCGGCGTGGCCCAGACCCGCCAGGTGCTCGACCTCGTCAGGCGGCTCGCCGACCGGGGTCTCGGGGTCGTGATCATCTCGCACAACCTGCACGACATCTTCGAGGTGGCCGACCGGATCACGGTGCTGCGCCTCGGGCAGGCGGTCGCCCTGTTCGAGCGGGCCAGCACCACCCAACAGGACGTCGTGCACGCGATCACGGCGGGCACGCTCACCCACGTGCCCGGCATGTCGGAGGTGGTGGCGTGA
- a CDS encoding substrate-binding domain-containing protein has product MRTKPFRLLVVLLAAFSLVAAACGDDDDDTGATDTTAATGGTETTIARAAACGEGNIWVLLPDTATSDRWEKDDRVYFGEAFDAAGLSEGDDYTIVNAEGDPAVQQSQAEQAIADGASVIVLTSNDSGSGASIIDLAKSEGVQVVEYDRLNTEGQGGDVYVSFDNVAVGQRMAEVLEPTIDELGLEQPRVVMLNGGPEDNNSQLFRQGYAETVEARADAGDWTIVADEFVPGWDNQDAQRIMEQILVDSQNGVDAVFAANDGLANSVVNALEAAGLDATTIPLSGQDATQAGIQNILLGKQTMTVYKPIRAEADVAAAAALALRNCEDVTAVEGDFTNLVINNESGNPVDEPAGGNNIPYLALTPIAVTADNIEETVIADGFRTWEEVCTGDVAQFCPEQ; this is encoded by the coding sequence ATGCGAACGAAGCCCTTCAGGCTGCTGGTGGTACTGCTCGCCGCGTTCTCGCTCGTGGCCGCTGCGTGCGGTGACGACGACGACGACACCGGCGCCACCGACACGACCGCCGCCACCGGCGGCACCGAGACGACCATCGCTCGGGCGGCAGCCTGCGGCGAGGGCAACATCTGGGTGCTCCTGCCCGACACCGCGACCTCGGACCGTTGGGAGAAGGACGACCGTGTCTACTTCGGCGAGGCGTTCGACGCCGCCGGTCTGAGCGAGGGCGACGACTACACGATCGTGAACGCCGAGGGCGACCCGGCGGTGCAGCAGAGCCAGGCCGAGCAGGCCATCGCCGACGGTGCCAGCGTGATCGTGCTCACCAGCAACGACTCCGGGTCCGGCGCGTCGATCATCGACCTGGCCAAGTCCGAGGGCGTGCAGGTCGTCGAGTACGACCGCCTCAACACCGAGGGCCAGGGCGGCGACGTGTACGTCAGCTTCGACAACGTGGCCGTCGGTCAGCGGATGGCCGAGGTGCTCGAGCCCACCATCGACGAGCTCGGCCTCGAGCAGCCGCGCGTGGTGATGCTCAACGGTGGCCCCGAGGACAACAACTCGCAGCTGTTCCGCCAGGGCTACGCCGAGACGGTCGAGGCCCGCGCCGACGCGGGCGACTGGACGATCGTCGCCGACGAGTTCGTGCCCGGCTGGGACAACCAGGACGCCCAGCGGATCATGGAGCAGATCCTCGTCGACTCGCAGAACGGTGTCGACGCCGTGTTCGCCGCCAACGACGGCCTGGCCAACTCGGTGGTCAACGCCCTCGAGGCCGCCGGCCTCGACGCCACCACGATCCCCCTTAGTGGCCAGGACGCCACCCAGGCGGGCATCCAGAACATCCTGCTCGGCAAGCAGACGATGACCGTGTACAAGCCCATCAGGGCCGAGGCCGACGTCGCTGCGGCCGCTGCGCTGGCGCTGCGCAACTGCGAGGACGTCACCGCGGTCGAGGGCGACTTCACGAACCTGGTCATCAACAACGAGTCGGGCAACCCCGTCGACGAGCCGGCCGGCGGGAACAACATCCCCTACCTGGCGCTGACGCCCATCGCCGTCACCGCCGACAACATCGAGGAGACCGTCATCGCCGACGGGTTCCGCACCTGGGAAGAGGTGTGCACCGGCGACGTGGCGCAGTTCTGCCCGGAGCAGTAG
- a CDS encoding vanadium-dependent haloperoxidase codes for MEKKPTARWMGVVAGATALLVAAGAVVLAATRGGDGGAECERTAGAERSVAREWDEAALEGIRHDFPAPTVHARNLFHLSVAMWDAWAAYDPAATGYLVDEDHTADDVTAAREEAISYAAYGVLVERYLDSPGAEQTVTEFDQLMASLCYPIDVTTTEGDSPAAVGNRVAAAVVARGLVDGSNEEGRYADPGYEPVNPPLVVDQPGTRMVDPNRWQPLELEVMIGQNGLPMDQTVQTFVGPQWGHVEPFALPAGSADGLPIDPGPPPLLGDPATDQAYKEGAVEVVRYSSELDPSDGEAVDIGPGALGDNPLGTNDGDGHDVNPATGEPYEPNVVLRGDYGRVLAEFWADGPRSELPPGHWNVLANEVSDDPRLEHRIGGTGPVVDRLEWDVKLYVALNGALHDAAVAAWGVKGHYDSVRPISMIRYLGGLGQSSDPGGPSYDPEGLPLVPGLVEVVTAESSAPGQRHQHLADHVGEIAVRSWTGDIDDPETDQAGVGWVRAVEWVPYQRETFVTPAFAGYVSGHSTFSHAGAEVLTAITGSPYFPGGLAEHTVPAGGLEFEAGPTTDVTLQWATYDDAADQAGTSRLWGGIHVRADDLTGRRMGAQCGIDAWALARRHYGGTATPDGDTG; via the coding sequence ATGGAGAAGAAGCCGACAGCGCGGTGGATGGGCGTGGTCGCCGGGGCGACCGCCCTCCTCGTGGCGGCCGGCGCCGTGGTCCTGGCGGCGACGCGCGGCGGCGACGGGGGCGCCGAGTGCGAGCGGACCGCCGGCGCGGAGCGCTCGGTGGCCCGCGAGTGGGACGAGGCCGCGCTCGAGGGCATCCGCCACGACTTCCCGGCACCCACCGTGCACGCCCGGAACCTCTTCCACCTCTCCGTGGCGATGTGGGACGCCTGGGCGGCCTACGACCCCGCGGCCACCGGCTACCTGGTCGACGAGGACCACACGGCCGACGACGTCACCGCCGCTCGCGAGGAGGCGATCAGCTACGCGGCCTACGGGGTGCTGGTCGAGCGCTACCTCGACTCCCCCGGCGCCGAGCAGACCGTCACCGAGTTCGACCAGCTGATGGCGTCCCTGTGCTACCCGATCGACGTGACGACGACCGAGGGCGACTCGCCGGCGGCGGTCGGCAACCGGGTCGCGGCCGCAGTCGTGGCGCGCGGCCTCGTCGACGGCTCGAACGAGGAGGGACGGTACGCCGACCCCGGCTACGAGCCGGTCAACCCCCCGCTCGTCGTCGACCAGCCGGGCACCCGGATGGTCGACCCGAACCGGTGGCAACCGCTCGAGCTCGAGGTGATGATCGGCCAGAACGGCCTCCCGATGGACCAGACGGTCCAGACGTTCGTCGGGCCCCAGTGGGGCCACGTCGAGCCGTTCGCCCTCCCCGCCGGCTCGGCCGACGGGCTCCCGATCGACCCCGGCCCGCCGCCCCTGCTCGGCGATCCGGCCACCGACCAGGCCTACAAGGAAGGAGCGGTCGAGGTCGTCCGCTACAGCAGCGAGCTGGACCCGAGCGACGGCGAGGCCGTCGACATCGGCCCGGGCGCCCTGGGCGACAACCCGCTCGGCACGAACGACGGCGACGGCCACGACGTGAACCCCGCCACGGGGGAGCCCTACGAGCCGAACGTGGTGCTGCGGGGCGACTACGGGCGGGTGCTCGCCGAGTTCTGGGCCGACGGGCCGCGCTCGGAGCTCCCACCGGGCCACTGGAACGTGCTCGCCAACGAGGTCTCCGACGACCCCCGCCTGGAGCACCGGATCGGCGGGACCGGGCCGGTCGTCGACCGCCTCGAGTGGGACGTCAAGCTCTACGTCGCGCTGAACGGCGCGCTCCACGACGCCGCCGTCGCAGCCTGGGGCGTCAAGGGCCACTACGACTCCGTCCGTCCGATCTCGATGATCCGGTACCTCGGCGGGCTCGGCCAGTCGAGCGACCCCGGCGGCCCCTCGTACGACCCCGAGGGGCTGCCCCTCGTCCCCGGGCTCGTCGAGGTGGTGACCGCCGAGTCCAGCGCGCCGGGGCAGCGACACCAGCACCTCGCCGACCACGTGGGAGAGATCGCGGTGCGCTCCTGGACCGGCGACATCGACGACCCCGAGACCGACCAGGCCGGCGTGGGCTGGGTCCGCGCCGTCGAGTGGGTCCCCTACCAGCGCGAGACCTTCGTGACCCCGGCGTTCGCGGGCTACGTGTCGGGCCACAGCACCTTCAGCCACGCCGGCGCGGAGGTGCTCACCGCCATCACCGGGTCGCCCTACTTCCCGGGCGGGCTGGCCGAGCACACCGTCCCGGCGGGCGGGCTCGAGTTCGAGGCGGGGCCGACCACCGACGTCACCCTGCAGTGGGCCACGTACGACGACGCCGCCGACCAGGCCGGCACCTCGCGCCTCTGGGGGGGCATCCACGTGCGGGCCGACGACCTCACCGGCCGCCGGATGGGCGCCCAGTGCGGGATCGACGCCTGGGCCCTCGCCCGGCGCCACTACGGCGGCACCGCCACCCCCGACGGGGACACCGGCTGA